One window from the genome of Bacillus weihaiensis encodes:
- a CDS encoding spore germination protein, translated as MPAFVGPIKLNNMGSSAIFKVGDSFSLSPKAKSKASIGSGGANTGDFIETQNLFNITNFQDIDMIDQQENLNF; from the coding sequence ATGCCGGCATTTGTTGGTCCAATTAAGCTGAATAATATGGGAAGTAGTGCTATATTTAAGGTGGGAGATAGTTTTTCTTTATCACCAAAAGCGAAGTCGAAAGCATCGATCGGCTCTGGCGGAGCGAACACAGGTGATTTTATTGAAACGCAGAATCTATTTAATATTACGAACTTCCAAGATATAGATATGATTGATCAACAAGAAAATCTGAATTTCTAA
- a CDS encoding YueH family protein encodes MKIRKANVHNQDQLITNVYIYENKQQEFSMVAIPEIEWSVTIPYVEERVELELRLKSSLVQRIDPLAAEELSSKIVQWTGEM; translated from the coding sequence ATGAAGATTAGAAAGGCAAATGTACATAATCAAGATCAATTAATTACAAATGTGTATATCTATGAAAATAAGCAGCAAGAATTCAGTATGGTGGCTATTCCTGAAATCGAGTGGTCTGTCACTATTCCTTATGTGGAGGAACGAGTAGAGCTTGAACTACGATTGAAATCTTCATTAGTTCAACGAATTGATCCACTTGCAGCTGAGGAACTATCCTCTAAAATTGTCCAATGGACAGGTGAAATGTAA
- a CDS encoding AI-2E family transporter, protein MFKSKTHFWTLQILLILLIVYVSTKVSFLFEPIIVFTTTLFFPILIAGILFFIFAPVVTLLERGKVPRTLAILIPYIVFIGVFSGLIAFIGPIVADQVSDLVENFPRYVEEMTAYILEMSKTSAFTWVMEQEYISLDEIENTLTGFATDLPKNITQSFTAVIGVVTNITLTVITVPFILFYMLKDGHKLPTAAVKILPGTYRAEGLKIFRDLYETLAAYIQGQVIVSLAVGIGCFIGYTIIGLDYALVLGIVVAVANIIPYLGPFIGAAPAVIIALLDSPAKAIFAALVVTIVQQIDGNFLSPLIIGKRLNTHPLTIILLLIGAGSFGGVIGMILAVPTYAVLKAITLNVIRLVKLRKRSKSELMSQTDTSL, encoded by the coding sequence TTGTTTAAATCAAAGACACATTTTTGGACATTACAAATTTTATTAATTTTGCTGATTGTCTATGTAAGTACGAAGGTATCCTTTCTTTTTGAACCAATCATTGTCTTTACAACCACATTATTTTTCCCAATACTCATTGCTGGAATTTTATTTTTTATTTTTGCTCCAGTTGTGACACTGTTAGAAAGGGGAAAGGTACCTAGAACCCTTGCCATTCTTATTCCTTATATCGTGTTCATTGGTGTTTTCTCAGGGTTGATTGCTTTTATTGGTCCAATCGTTGCCGATCAGGTGTCTGACTTAGTGGAAAATTTTCCTAGGTATGTAGAAGAAATGACCGCTTATATTTTGGAAATGTCAAAAACATCTGCCTTCACCTGGGTAATGGAGCAGGAGTATATTTCTCTTGATGAAATTGAAAATACATTAACAGGGTTTGCAACAGACTTACCGAAAAATATTACCCAAAGCTTTACGGCTGTCATTGGAGTAGTAACGAATATAACATTAACGGTTATAACTGTCCCATTCATCCTCTTTTATATGTTAAAAGATGGACATAAGCTTCCGACGGCTGCAGTGAAGATTTTACCTGGTACATATCGAGCGGAAGGTTTAAAGATTTTCCGTGACTTATATGAAACGTTGGCAGCCTATATTCAGGGACAAGTGATTGTTTCTTTAGCAGTCGGGATAGGCTGTTTTATCGGTTATACCATTATTGGTTTAGATTACGCACTTGTTTTAGGGATAGTAGTGGCTGTAGCAAATATTATTCCATATTTAGGGCCATTTATTGGTGCAGCACCTGCTGTTATTATTGCTTTACTAGATTCTCCAGCTAAAGCGATTTTTGCGGCTTTAGTCGTAACAATTGTCCAACAAATAGATGGTAATTTTCTTTCACCACTTATTATTGGGAAACGTCTAAATACACATCCATTAACAATTATATTGTTGTTAATAGGTGCAGGTAGCTTCGGTGGAGTTATTGGAATGATCCTTGCTGTTCCAACTTATGCGGTTCTTAAGGCAATTACATTAAATGTTATTCGTTTGGTAAAATTAAGAAAAAGATCTAAGTCTGAGTTAATGAGTCAAACAGATACTAGCCTATAA